CGCGACCTGGACAACCGGCGCTACGGCCTGGCCCAGGTGCTGCTCCAGCGTCTGGAGATGGACCTGGCCCCGGACGCGCCGGTGTGGCTCAAGCTGAACCTGCGTCCGCCCGACGTGCTCGACAAGCGCGTGAAGCAGGACATGGTGGGCTGGTGGAGCACGGACTTCTTCGTCGACCCGTGGTTCAAGCTGGAGACCCGGCTGGCGGACGGCGCGTTCGTGCGGATCCACATGGTGGAGCGGCTCCAGAAGCGCGAGCGCTCCAAGACGAGCGCCAGCGGCAAGTCGCGGACGAAGACGAAGCGAAAGGGCTTCGCCCGGCTGGACGTGTCCGTGCGCGTGAAGCCGGAGCGCTACCCCGGCCTGGAGCGGCTCCAGTCCCGCGCCGCGGACGCCGTGCGGCTGCCCCGGAAGGTCGAGCTGGAGCGCGTGCGCGTCGCCGCGGACCGGCTGTCCCTGCGCGCCCGGCTGTCCGACGAATGGGTGGCGCGGCCGGGGCGCGAGCCGGGTGAGCCGGAGGCCCCCGCCTTCTGGAAGAAGGCGCTGGAGAAGGACGACGCGTCCCGCACCGCGACGATGATGCTCCTGAGCCTCTACCAGGTGCTGGGGTACGCCCGGCGGCGCGCGAAGCTGCAGGCCGCGCGCCGGCGCCGCACGTCGGTTTGACCCCCCGGGAGCGGCTCCCTACGCTGCCGGCCGTGCCGCTCGAGCTCTCCGAATTCCAGAAGACGTACATCTATGAAACCCGCGCTCCGGTGGCGGAGGTGCTGGCGGACCTGAAGGCGCTGGGGGAGCTGGACGCGCGGGCGGAGCGGAGGCGGCGCGCGCAGTGGCTCGCCGCCTGGCTCCTGATGGCCTTCAGCGTCGCCGGCTGTGCCCTCCTGTCCGTCGTGGTGGCGCAGCTCTCGTCCGCGAAGCAGGACACGTGGGGCGGACTGCCGGCCCTCGTGGCCGCGGCGAGCTTCGCGGCGGGCATCGTGCTCTTCATCATCCGGTCGCGCGCGGGCCGCACGGACCTGGACAACCGGCGCTACGGGCTGGTGGCCACGCTGCTGAAGCGCTTCCAGGTGGACCTGGACGCGAACGCGCCGGTGGACGTGAAGCTGGACCTGGCGCCGGTGGATGAAGCGCGCAAATGCGTGGGCAAGCCCAAGCGGGGCCGGTGGGAATGCGAGGACTTCACCGACGCGTGGCTGTCCCTGCACGGCCGCTTCGCGGACGGCACGCACCTGCACCTGTCCGCCGTGGAGCACCTGCAGAAGCGCAAGCGCTACGGCCGCAGCCGCAGCGGCAAGACGAAGCTCAAGACCAAGCGCAAGGGCAAGACGCTGCTCCAGGTGGGGCTGCGCGTGAAGCCAGAGCGCTTCCCGGGCCTGGCCGGCCTGGGCGCGAACGCGAAGCGGGCCGCGAAGCTGCCTCCGGGCGTCGCGCTGTCGCGGCTGGACGTGGCCGGGGACCGCCTGTCGATGCGGGTGCTCCTGGATCGCGAGTGGAGCGTCGTGACGACGAAGCCCGCCCCACCCAAGGGCAAGACGCCCAAGGGGGTGGTTCCTCCCGCGACCCAGGACGCGGCGCGCGCCGCGACGATGATGCTCCTGAGCCTCTACCAGGTGCTGGGCACCACGCGCCGGAGGAACACGGCGCCGGGCCGCGAGCAGCCGCTTTGACCCGGCCGGGAGCGGCTCCTACGCTGGCCCTCGTGGCGCTCGAACCCGAAGCCTTCCAGAAGACCCAGCGCTACCAGGTGCGCGCGACCGTGCCGGAGGTGCTGGCGGCACTGACTCCGAAGCCCGAGCGTGCCCCAGAGCCGGAGCCCGTCCGCGCCTCGAAGAACACCCCCGCGCGCTTCGGGGTGGGGCTGCTCGTCGCGGCCGGGGTGCTCCTCGCGGTCCTCTGGCTCCTGCCCTCGGACCAGAAGGAGCTGGCGAGCCTGGCGGTCCTCCTGTTCTTCTTTTCGTTGCCCGGCGGCATCCTCCTGCTCCTCGCGTCCTGGATGCTCCAGCAGGAGGCCGCGGCGAAGCGGTCGTGGCCGCCGAACGATTGGGTCGTGGAGCCCCCGCACAAGGATCAGCGCCGCCTGTTGCTGGCCACGCTGCTGAAGCGCTTCCAGGTGGACCTGCTGGCGGACGCGCCCGTGGACGTGACGCTGGACCTGACGCTGCCCCTGGACGCCAGCAAGCGCGTGCGCACGGAGAACCTCGAGGGGAAGCGCGGCCCGGGGACCCGCGCGGACTTCGTCGACCCCTGGCTGTCATTGCAGGGCCGGTTCGCGGACGGCACGCACCTGCACCTGTCCGTGGTGGATCAGGTGCGGGTGGTCGAGCGCATGAAGGTGATGCCGCTCAAGACCCGGACCAAGACAAAGCGGAGCGGGGTCAGCCTGATGACCGTCGCGCTGCGGGTGAAGCCGGAGCGCCACCCCGGGCTCGCGACGCTGAAGGACGCCGCCCGGAGCGCCGTGCGGCTGCCCCCCGGCGCCAGGCTGAAGCGGGTGCGCGTGGCGGAGGACCGGGTGGCGCTGCGCGTCCAACTGGACGAGGACTGGGTGGCCCGGCCGCCATCCGAGCCGCGGCCCGGTGCCAGCCCCCGGCCTGAAGCCCCGCGGAAAACAGATGCGTCGCGCACCGCGACGATGATGCTCTTGAGCCTCTATCAGGTGCTCAACCACTCCAGCTCCCAGGTCCAGCCCGGGAAGATGAGGTCCACGTCGTGAAACTTCGAGTCCTGTTCCTCGTGGGCCTGGGCGTGCTGGGGGCCTCGGCGTGCCAGCAGGGGAGTGCCCCCGCGCCCGCGCCGCACACCCAGGCGATTCCCGCCAACGCCGCCGCTTCCGCCGCCGAGCCGAAAGAGGCGGGCGCCAAGCTCAAGTTCAAGGACGGCGACGACCGCGAGCGCTTCTCGCTCAAGCCCAAGGACGACGGCGCGAAGCTCGTCGACGGCGAGGACAAGGAGGTCGCCCGCTACAAGTGGAAGGGCGGCGAGCTCAAGGTGTCCGGTCCGGACGACACGGTGCTGGCCTATGTCACGGGCGGCCCGGACGCTTACCAGGTGAAGGACGCCGCGCGCTCGGCGGTGCGCTACACGCTCACGCGTGAGGGCTCCGGGTGGGTGCTCACGGATGCCCAGGACATGCTGCTCTACACCGTGGTCTCCGACGGTGGCGGCGCGTCCGTGAAGGGCGCGTCCGGCGCGGAGGCCCTCCACGTGAAGGTGCGCGACGGCAAGCTGTCCCTGCGCGACCCGTCCGGCAAGACGGTGCTCGCCACCAAGCAGCCGGTGTCACCGGTGGCCGCCGCGTGCCTCGGCTTCGACTCGATGGACCTGCCCCTGCGCATGGCCCTGCTCTTCCGCCTCCAGACCCCCGCGGGCGCCGCGTCGCCCTGAGCCTTCGAAAGCCATGTCCCCTTCCTTCGCTTCCGCAGAGCAGTGCCTGGAGACCTCCGGCTTCCTCTTCTCCCACCCGTGTGAGCGGGGGGCGACCACGCAGTGCATGCGCTGTCAGAAGCCCATCTGCCTCTTGCACATGCGCACGCTCGACGGCGGCGAGGCGGTCTGCGTGACGTGCGCGCGCGCCGCGGACAACGGCGACGAGAACCGCGACCCGTCCGACACCTCCGACTTCGACGAGGACGACCCCAGCTACTACTACGAGGACTACGGCTACTACGGCCGCGACGCGTGGCGCGGCTCCGGGGCCTCGTCCTCGGGCAGCGACCCCAACGACTTCACCGAGGCCGACGGCGAGAGCGTGCGGCGCGAGGACGACGCCTCCTTCGAGGAGGACCTGGGCGGGAGCTGAGCGTGGCCGCGCGACGCCGGCACTGGCGCCTCTACGCGCTCGGCGGAGGCCTGGGGCACCTGACGCGCGCCGCGGCCCTGGCCCGCGTGGCCGTGGCCCGGGGCCACGCGGTGGACCTGCTCACCAACAGCCCGTTCGCCCCCGGCCTGCCCCTGGAGTCGTGGCTGGGCCCTGGCGCCACCGTGCACCGCGTGGACGCGCGGCTGGACAAGGCCGCCACCGTGGCGGCGGTGGGCGCGTGGCTCGCGGAGTCCACGCCGGACGTGCTGGTGGTGGACACGTTCCCGCGAGGCCTCGCCGGAGAGCTGGTGGCGCTGCTGCCCACGGTGCGCGCGCCGCGCGTGCTGGTGCACCGCGACCTGAACCCCGTCTACGTGGAGCGCTTCGACGTGGCGCGCGCCGTGGACGCGTTCGAACTGCTCGTCGTGCCCGGGGAGGACGCGCCCTTCGCGCACCACCCGCGCGCGGTACGCACGGCGCCGTGGCTGCTCCTGGACGCGGACGCGCTGCTGTCCCGCGAGGAGGCGCGGCGGCGGCTGGGCCTGGATGACGGGGACCCGAGCCCCCTCGCCGTGGTGATGGGCTGTGGCCGTCCGGAGGAGGTGGTGGAGGCCGGGGAGACGGTGGCCCGGCTGCGCGCGTCGCTCACCCCCCATGCGGCGGTGCGGTGGCTCGTCCCCACGCCCCATGAAGGCGGGCTGACGGTCTGGCCGGCGCTCGAGGTGCTGCGCGGCGTGGACGTGCTGGTGGGCGCGGGGGGCTACAACACCGTGCAGGAGGCCCGGGCCACCGGGACGCCGCTGGTGGCCTGGGCGCGCCCCCGGCTCTACGACCGGCAGGCCCTGCGGTTGAGGGAGGCGGAGCGGGTGGGGGACGCGGCGGCGCTGGAGGCGAAGGTCACGTCCCTGCTCCTGCACCAGGCCGGGCCCGCGCGCCCCTCGACCTGGGTCAACGGCGTCCACGCGGCGGTGGAGGCCATCGAGCGCGTCGCGCGCTAGTGCTTGAAGCCCTGGTGGCCGGTGGCCGGCTCGATGCCGTGGGCCATGATGAAGTGGTACATCACCTGCGGGTCCTCCTTGGGGCCGCCCATCAGCTCCACCAGGAAGTGGCCCGCCTGCGGATCCGCGTCCGGATCCGGGGAGATGGAGACCTCGGAGACCTCGCGGCCCACCATCACCATCTCGCCCACCAGGGACTTGCCCTTGATGAGCTGGAGGACGTGCTGGCGCTCCTCCTCCATCAGCATCCAGTGGAAGTCGTCATGGTCGAACAGCGTCATGTCGGGGGAGCCACACCGCAGGATGCAGTTGGTGTGCTCCTGGAGCCAGCGCCAGAAGGCATCGAAGTTCAGGGTGCGGGCCGGTGGTGCGAGCAGATCCATCGGGTGACCTCATCGAGAAGAGCGGGCGCCCGAACGCCGGGTGCGCATCGGGCCGCGTGTCCGTGCTGACTAACATGGCCGGGCCTCGGGAGGCCGGCTCCTTTTGGGGGGCGGCATCCGGGAGGGTCGGCCACCCAGCGGGGCGCGAATCCACGATATCGGACGCTTGTTCCTTTCCTGGGAAGAGGACCGCGACCACCTGGGTTGACGCGGCCCGGAGGGAGGATGCGTGACCACGACAAAGCGGGACGCCGGCTGGGGGTTCGCAAGGGAGGCGCGATGAGCCTGCGCGCCTTCTTTTCCACCGTGGTGGGTGGGTTGGTCCTGCTCACCGTGGTGTCCGCCACCCTGCTCGTGGTGCTGACGACCGCGCTGGAGCGCATGGCTTCCACGCTGAGTGAATCCGTGGAAGGCGTCCGGCAGGCCGAGGAGCTGGAGGTGGATCTGCTCGTCCACTCGCGGCTGCTATCGTCGCCGGGGGCTTCCGTGGTGGCGGACCCGTCGCGCGGGCGCTCGCCGCCCCAACTGGAGGCCGACCTGCGCCGCCAGATGCTGGAGATGCACGCCATCGCGTCCACCCGGGAGGAGCGTCAGACGGTGGCGGAGGTGCAGCAGCAGGTCTTCGCCTACCTGGCCGCGCAGCACGCGCCGCTCGGGCCCGGGATGACCCCGGCCCAGCACGACACGACGGCGATGGCCTCGCTGAACGCGGCGCTGCGCTCGCTGGAGCGCCTCATCCAGATCAACGTGGACCAGGCGCAGGAGGCCCGGCAGAGCGCGGCGCACTGGAGCGAGATGGCCGACATGCTGGGGCTGCTGTTGGGCCTGCTGCTGCTGACGACGCTGGGCCTGGTGGTCTTCTGGCTGAGGCGCTTCGCGCTGCGTCCGGTGACGGCGCTGCGCAGCGCGATGGCCGGCTTCGGCCGGGGCGGGCGGCACCTGCGCGCGCCCGAGGAGGGCCCGTCGGAGATTCGCGACATGGCCCACACCTTCAACGAGATGGCGGACAGCCTGACCCACCAGCAGGAGCAGCAGCTGGCGTTCCTGGCGGGCGTGGCGCACGACCTGCGCAACCCCCTGTCCGCGCTGAAGCTGTCCACCGCGCTCACGGGCCGCGGAGAGGTGACCCCGGAGCGCATGCAGCGCACGCTGTCGCTGGTGCGCCGCCAGGTGGCGCGCCTGGACCAGATGGTGGGGGACCTGCTGGACGCGACCCGCATCGAGGCCGGCAAGCTGGAGCTCCAGCCGGAGGTGCGCGACGCGCGCGAGCTGGCGCGCTCCGTGGTGGAGCTGTACCAGTCCAGCGACTCCGGGCACACGCTGGAGCTGATGGTTCCGGACGGCGCGGTGCTGGTGCGCGCGGACCCCTCCCGGTTGGAGCAGGTGCTCAACAACCTGGTGAGCAACGCGCTCAAGTATTCCCCTTCCGGCAGCCGCGTGGAGGTGTCCGTGCGCGGCGACGGCGACCAGGTGTTGCTGGCCGTGGCGGACCAGGGCATCGGCATGTCGCCGGAGGATCTCCAGGGGCTCTTCATCCCGTTCCAGCGCGCGGGCAACGCGAAGCAGCGCGCCCCGGGCGTGGGGCTGGGACTGTCGGTGTCGCGGCGGATCATCGAGGCGCACGGCGGCCGCATCGAGGTGGAGAGCCAGCCCGGCCAGGGCTCCGTGTTCCGCGTCCACCTGGCCCGGGTGTCCGCCGGTACGCCCAGGCCGTCCGCGCCCCCCGACGACGAGGAGCCCGCCGGGGAGGACTCCGGAGCGGTGCACTGAAGGCCGGGGCAACCGTTGCCTGAAGCGGGCCCGGGTGAAGCAGAGGGATGCGCACGGGCGGGGCAGGGCGTACCTTGCGGCCCCATGTCAGGAGCCGTCTGGATGATGAAGCGTTCCAACCGGGCCGTGCCGCTGGCCGCCGCCCTGCTGGTGCTGGGCGGGTGCGCGGGGCGAACGCAGACCGAGCCCCCCGTGTCCCCCGCCGCGCCCGTGCGGGAGGCGCCGTCCTCCGTCGTCCAGTCGCGGGAGGGGGGCTTCAGTGTGACCTTCCCCGGCCCCGTCACCGAGGAGCGGCGCGTACAGCCCACGGACGTGGGCGAGGTGACGCTGCACACGTTCATCGCCGCGCGTACGCAGGAGGACACCGCCTACTACGTCTCCTATACGGACTTCCCGCTCGCGGCGGTGGCGCAGGTGAGCCCCCGCGACGTGGTGGACCGCGCCAGCCAGGGCGCGCTGGAGGCCCTGGGCGCGACGGCCATCTCCGCGAAGCCGCTG
The sequence above is drawn from the Corallococcus sp. NCRR genome and encodes:
- a CDS encoding HAMP domain-containing sensor histidine kinase codes for the protein MSLRAFFSTVVGGLVLLTVVSATLLVVLTTALERMASTLSESVEGVRQAEELEVDLLVHSRLLSSPGASVVADPSRGRSPPQLEADLRRQMLEMHAIASTREERQTVAEVQQQVFAYLAAQHAPLGPGMTPAQHDTTAMASLNAALRSLERLIQINVDQAQEARQSAAHWSEMADMLGLLLGLLLLTTLGLVVFWLRRFALRPVTALRSAMAGFGRGGRHLRAPEEGPSEIRDMAHTFNEMADSLTHQQEQQLAFLAGVAHDLRNPLSALKLSTALTGRGEVTPERMQRTLSLVRRQVARLDQMVGDLLDATRIEAGKLELQPEVRDARELARSVVELYQSSDSGHTLELMVPDGAVLVRADPSRLEQVLNNLVSNALKYSPSGSRVEVSVRGDGDQVLLAVADQGIGMSPEDLQGLFIPFQRAGNAKQRAPGVGLGLSVSRRIIEAHGGRIEVESQPGQGSVFRVHLARVSAGTPRPSAPPDDEEPAGEDSGAVH